The following is a genomic window from Polaribacter atrinae.
TTCAAAATAGTGATGAAGTTTTAATTATTAAATCCACACAAGGTGGTTAATAGTTAAACATTAAAAAAACAAACTATTTAATTGATCTAACTATAATTATGAAGAGCAAAGACACCGCACCAAAGCAAGACGGAATTACAAGACATCCGTTTCCTAATTCTACAAAAGTGTATGTATCAGGTAAAATTCATCCACAGATTAAAGTCGCAATGCGAGAAATTGCATTAAGCGATACTACAGATTCTATGACGAAAAAGAAAACGCCAAATGAACCTGTAACTGTATATGATACTTCTGGGCCTTACACAGATCCTAAAAAAGAAATTAATATCCATGCAGGAATAGAAAGAATTCGTGAACAATGGATTTTAGATCGAAACAACGTAGAGCAATTAGAAGGTTTTTCTTCGGATTATTGCAACGAGCGTTTAAACGATAAAAGTTTAGACCACATGCGTTTTTTCTTATTAAAGAAGCCTTTAAGAGCAAAAAAAGGACAAAACGTTACCCAATTACACTACGCTAAAAAAGGGATTATTACTCCAGAAATGGAATACATCGCTATTCGAGAAAACCAACGAATAGATGAAATGACAGAGATTAGAAAGCAGCACAAAGGCGAGCACTTTGGCGCTTCTATTCCAGATAAAATTACAGCCGAATTTGTACGTTCAGAAGTAGCGAGAGGTCGTGCGGTAATTCCTTCAAACATCAATCACCCAGAAGCAGAACCTATGATTTTAGGTAGAAATTTCTTGGTTAAGATCAATGCAAATATTGGTAACTCTGCCGTAACTTCATCTATCGAAGAAGAAGTAGAAAAAGCAGTTTGGGCTTGTCGTTGGGGAGCAGATAATATTATGGATTTATCTACAGGGGAAAATATTCATGAAACGCGCGAGTGGATTGTTCGTAATTCTCCAGTGCCAATTGGTACCGTGCCAATTTATCAAGCCTTAGAAAAGGTAAACGGTGTTGCAGAAGACTTAACATGGGAAATTTTCCGTGATACGTTAATTGAGCAAGCAGAACAAGGTGTCGATTATTTTACCATTCACGCAGGTGTTTTGTTACGTTACGTACCCATGACCGCAAAACGTGTTACCGGTATTGTTTCTCGTGGTGGTTCTATCATGGCAAAATGGTGTTTGGCGCATCATAAAGAAAGCTTTTTATACACACATTTCGAAGATATTTGTGAGATTTTAAAACAATACGATGTTGCCTTTTCTTTAGGTGATGGATTACGTCCGGGTTCTGTAGCAGATGCCAATGACGAAGCGCAGTTTGCCGAATTAGAAACTTTAGGTGAGTTAACTCAAATTGCTCGTAAGCACGAAGTTCAGTGTTTTATAGAAGGTCCAGGTCACGTGCCAATGCACATGATTAAAGAAAATATGGAGAAACAAATTGAGGTTTGTGACGAAGCTCCTTTTTATACTTTAGGTCCTTTAACAACAGATATTGCTCCAGGTTACGATCATATAACATCCGGAATTGGAGCCGCTATGATTGGTTGGTTTGGTTGTGCCATGTTGTGTTACGTCACGCCAAAAGAACACTTAGGTTTGCCTAATAAAGAAGACGTTCGTGTGGGTGTTGTAACTTATAAATTGGCGGCGCATGCAGCAGATTTGGCAAAAGGGCATCCAGGTTCTCAGCATAGAGATAACGCCTTAAGTATGGCGCGTTTTGAGTTCCGTTGGCACGATCAATTCAATTTAGGATTAGATCCAGAACGAGCTTTAGAATACCATGATGAAACCTTGCCTGCAGACGGAGCAAAAGTGGCGCATTTCTGTTCTATGTGCGGACCGAAATTCTGTTCTATGAAAATTTCTCAGGAGGTTAGAGACTTTGCTGCCGAAAACGACATTGTAAATAATGAAGTAATTGCAAAAGGTTTCGAAGAAAAATCGAAAGAGTTTAAAGAAAAAGGATCAGAAGTGTATTTATAATATCATTAGGAAGTTCCCACGCTTAGAAAAAAAGCGTGGTCGGGCTTTCCGTTATATCTTTTGCCTCAAAAAGGCAAAAGGATGCCACTGCAATCCCTAACTCAAAAACCAAGCAACCGTCATTACAAGGAGGAACGACGAAGTAATCTTATCTTTTAAAATCAAAACTAAAAACACTATGATAGTTCTTATTGCACCAGAAAAAGATATTCCTAATGAAATTGACATACTAAACCAGTTATTCGAAAATGGTTTGCGTTTTTATCATTTTAGAAAACCAGAAAAAAACTACGAAGAACACGTTACGTATTTAAATCAAATAGATAAAGAATACCACAACAGAATTGTAGTGCATTATCATCATGAATTAATAAATGATTTTAATTTAAAAGGCATTCATTTTCAAGAGCAAAAACGCATAGATTATATCGATAATCCGAGTGAGTACTTTAAAACGTTAAACATGTATGGTAAAACAATTAGTTCTTCTTTTCATGAGCCAAAAGTTTTAAAGGATTGTTATTTCGAGTTCGATTACCATTTATTAAGTCCGGTTTTTTCATCGATTTCTAAAGAAGGGTACGAAGGCAAAGGTTTTGATGTAAATGATATCAATAAAACCATTGTTGGTATGGGCGGAATAAATTCTGAAACCATACAAGAAACTTTACAACTAGGTTTTAAAGGAATTGGTGTTTTAGGTGGCGTTTGGAATGCAGAAAACCCAGTAGAGAGTTTTAAAAGTATAAAAGATAAGTATTATTCGTTAGTTTAATTTTCCCTGTCAGTTCGAGTGTTTTTATGCAGTGATAACGGAATAAAAATGTATCGAGAACATATTCCTGATATTAAATTATTATTAGAACAAGAATACAATTGTCAGTTCGAGCGCAGTCGAGAACTAAATAAATTAAAAGTCATTTAGATTGAAGAATTTGGAAGATGTATTAAATATAGATTGCCACGTCCTTCGTTCTCGCAACGACAGTTAATTGGAATTGAACGTTTGTCAGTTCGAGTGTTTTTATGAATTGGTAACGGAACAAAAATAGAATTGTCAGTTCGAGCGCAGTTGAGAACTAAATAAATTAAAAGTCATTTAGATTGAAGAATTTGGAAGGTGTATTAAATATAGATTGCCACGTCCTTCGTCCTCGCAATGACAGTTAATTGGAGTTGAACGTTTGTTAGTTTTAGTGTTTTTATAAAGTGAGAGCGAAATAAAAATGTATCGAGAACAAACCTAAAAAAAGCGAGTAGTGAAAGCCTGACCTAAAAGGGAACGCCATTATTTAAAGAAGTAAAAAATAAAATAAGAAGTTTGAAAACTAAAAACTACATACTCACCATTGCAGGTTTAGATCCATCAAGCGGAGCAGGAATCACGTCAGATATCAAAACATTTGAGGCGCATCATCTATACGGGTTATCGGTGTGTACGGCTGTTACGGTTCAGAGTGATGTAAAATTTACAGATTGTGTTTGGATAAAAAAAAAAGTCATATTAAGTCAGATACAACAACTTTTTAAACGCTTTTCAATTCCTGTTGTAAAAATAGGAATTATTCAATCTTGGAAAGTTTTATTAGAAGTCATTCTGACTCTAAAAAAGTTACATCCGGATATAAAAATAGTCTTAGATCCTATTTTAAAAGCAAGTGCAGGTTTTACATTTCATACTATTCAAGATTTAGACACTTTCGAAAAAGTATTAGAAAACTGTGCATTTATCACCCCAAATTACGATGAGATAAAAGCATTGTTTCCCGATAAAAGCATTGAAGAAACCATCGAATTTATATCAGAAAAAACAAATATTTATCTAAAAGGCGGACATAGAACCGATAAAAAAGGTTGGGACGAGGTGTATTACAGTAAAATAGTAAAACTCAATATTCCGCCAATAACAACAAAACCCATTTTTGAAAAACATGGCAGTGGTTGTGTTTTATCCGCTGCATTAGCGGCAAATTTATCAAAAGAGATTCCTTTAAAAGACGCTTGTAGAAACACAAAATTGTACACAGAACAGTTTTTAAGTTCTAACGATTCTTTATTAGGAACGCATAATTATCAAAACGAATGATTCATAAATTACATTATATATCGCAAGGAGAAACGCCCAAAGAACATTTAGAAAACATACAAAAAGCGTGTGGTTCTGGTGCAGATTGGGTGCAATTACGTTTAAAAAATAGTGATGCTAAAACTATTTTAGAAACGGCAAAAGAAGCAAGAGAAATAACAACCCGCTTTAAAGCCAAATTAATTATAAACGATCATTACACCGTTGTAAAAGAGATAAAAGCAGACGGCGTTCATTTAGGAAAAACAGATGAATGCCCTCTAAAAGTTCGTGACTTTTTAGGAGCGTCTTACATTATTGGAGGAACAGCAAATACATTAGAAGATTGCAGAAGTTTATTAGATAAAAAAGTAGATTATATAGGTCTAGGCCCTTATCAATTTACCGAAACAAAAAAGAATTTAAGTCCGGTTTTAGGTGTCGAAGGATATCAAAAATTATTAGAAGAACTAAAAACTGAAACTCCAATTATTGCTATTGGAGGAATTGCTTTAAAAGATGTTGCAAAAATTACAAATACAGGTATTTACGGAATTGCAATTTCTGGAGCCATCACAAAAGATGTAACTAGTATTGCTGAATTTCAAGAAATTTTAAATTGAAAAAGAGAGATGTCAACTAGAGCGGAGTTTAAGTATTAGTGATAGGGGATTCAACTAAAATTAAATTTCGTTCAACCTGATGTCGAATCTAAAAAAACATATAAAATGAGTCAAAAATTAAAAATAGCAGACAAAGAATTTACTTCTCGTTTATTTACAGGAACAGGAAAGTTTAGTTCATCAAAATTAATGAAAGAAGCATTGTTAGCTTCCGAAAGTGAGTTGATTACAGTGGCTTTAAAAAGGGTAGATGTTCAGAACGAGGAAGATGATATTTTATCACATTTAAACCATCAGCATATCAACTTATTACCAAATACCTCTGGAGTTAGAACCGCAAAAGAAGCTGTTTTTGCAGCAGAATTGTCTAGAGAAGCTTTAGAAACCAATTGGGTAAAATTAGAAATTCATCCAGACCCAAGATACTTATTGCCAGATCCTATAGAAACGCTTAAAGCTGCAGAAGAATTGGTGAAATTAGGTTTTGTAGTTATGCCTTATATTCATGCAGATCCTGTTTTATGTAAACGACTAGAAGAAGTTGGTGTGCAATGTGTAATGCCTTTGGGGGCACCAATTGGTAGTAATAAAGGATTAAAAACAGTTGATTTTTTAGATATTATTATAGAACAATCTAACGTACCTGTAATTGTAGATGCCGGTATTGGTGCGCCATCTCATGCTGCGTATGCAATGGAATTAGGCGCAGATGCTGTTTTGGTAAATACGGCAATTGCTGTTTCTAAAAACCCTGTTGCGATGGCAAAAGCCTTTAAAATGGCAGTGGAAGCAGGTAGAATGGCGTTTGAAGCAAAATTGGCTCCGAGAAGTGAAATGGCAATTGCAAGTAGTCCGTTAACGAGTTTTTTAAATTAAAAATATGAGTCATTTTAAAGAACTTTTCGATACCTATAATTGGGATTTTAGTCTAAAAAGTATTTTTGATAAAACAGCTGTTGAGGTAAAACAAGCTTTGTTAAAAGACAAACTAGATTTAGAAGATTTTAAAGCCTTAATTTCTCCTGCTGCAAAACCATTTTTAGAAGAAATGGCACATAAAAGTCAGTTGTTGACAAAGAAGCGTTTTGGTAATACTATGCAAATGTATGTGCCAATGTATTTGAGTAACGAATGCCAGAATATTTGTACGTATTGCGGTTTTAGTATGACCAACAAAATTCCAAGGCGAACTTTAACAGATGCAGAAATTTTAAAGGAAGTTGCCTTTTTAAAAGCGAAAGGATACGATCATATTTTGTTGGTTACAGGAGAAGCAAATAAAAAGGTAGGAGTTGAATATATTAAAAATGCTATTCAAATCATTCGTTCTCAATTTTCGAATATTACCATAGAAGTTCAACCTTTAGACCAAGACGAATATGAGCTTTTGGTAGAAAACGGATTGTATGCTGTTTTGGTGTATCAAGAAACGTATCACAGAGACGAGTATAAAAAACACCATCCGAAGGGAAAAAAATCTAATTTCGATTATCGTTTAGATACGCCAGATCGTTTAGGAAAAGCAGGAGTTCATAAAATTGGTTTGGGTTCTTTATTCGGATTAGAAGATTGGAGAGCGGATAGTTTTTTTACCGCTTTGCATTTAAAATATTTGCAAAAAACGTATTGGAAAACTAAGTATTCGATTTCTTTTCCAAGATTACGTCCGCATTCTGGCGGATTAGAACCAAAAGTGGAAATGACAGATTCAGACTTAGTGCAACTTATTTGTGCGTTTCGCTTGTTTGATGAAGATATAGAATTATCAATGTCTACCCGAGAAAGTGAAGTGTTTAGAAATCATATTGTTAATTTAGGAATTACCTCTATTAGTGCAGAATCGAAAACAAATCCGGGGGGATATTCTGTAGAACCACAATCTCTAGAACAATTTGAAATTTCAGACGAAAGAAGTACAGAAGATATTGTGCAAATGTTAAAAAATCAAGATTTAGAAGTAGTTTGGAAGGATTGGGAACATTTTAAGTAATCAATTATCAATTATCAATAATCAGTGGCCAATTATCAATTATGAAGTTTGCCTTTAACTTAGTTTTATCATGCTAACATCAGAAGAAAAAAAACAATACAACCGTCATTTAATTCTAGATAAAATAGGAGAAGAAGGTCAATTGAAACTAAAACAAGCCAAAGTTTTGGTTATTGGAGCTGGCGGATTAGGTTGCCCTGTTTTACAATATTTAACTGCTGCAGGTGTTGGTACAATCGGTATTATTGATGACGATGTGGTAGATCAAAGTAACTTACAACGTCAGATTTTATATACAGTTGATGATATTGGTTTGTCAAAAGCAAAAACTGCAGCAAAGCGATTGTCTAGATTAAATCCGTTTGTGAATTTTAAGGTGTATCAAAAGAAATTAACCAGAGAAAATGCCATTTTAGTATTCACTAATTATGATATTATTGTAGACGGAAGCGATAATTTTTCGACACGTTATTTGGTAAATGATGCGGCTATAATTACAAACAAACCTTTGGTTTATGGATCTATATTTAAGTTTGAAGGTCAGGTGAGTGTTTTTAACTATCAAGGAAGTGGTACATATAGGTGTTTGTATCCAACGCCACCAAAACCAAACGAATCTCCTAATTGTTCAGAAATTGGTGTTTTAGGCGTGTTACCTGGAATTATAGGAAGTTTACAAGCCAATGAAACTATTAAGATTATTTGTGAAATAGGAGCCGTTTTAGCCAATAAATTATTGATTTATGATTCTTTACAAATGAATCAAATGGTACTGAAATATGAAAAAGACAGTAAAACCAACGTTACTGCTTTAGAAACCGATTATGACTTTTTCTGTGGAATTTTATCCAAAGAAGAAATTTCTTTAGAAGAACTTCAAAAAAATAAAGAAAAATATAATTTATTAGATGTGCGAGAAATTTGGGAAAGAGAAAAATATCATATTGGAGGGCAACATATTCCTTTAGGAGAATTATTAGAACGTTTAGATGAGGTGTATCAAAATAAAGATTTAGTCGTGTTTTGTCAGTCAGGTGTGAGAAGTGCAAAAGCAATTGAAGTTTTATCGAATCATCATTTTAAGGCAAAACTCTTAAATTTAAAAGGAGGTTGTGTCTAATAAAATATATTAAAAATGGATTATCTTATACCTTTTTAACACTTAG
Proteins encoded in this region:
- the moeB gene encoding molybdopterin-synthase adenylyltransferase MoeB, with amino-acid sequence MMLTSEEKKQYNRHLILDKIGEEGQLKLKQAKVLVIGAGGLGCPVLQYLTAAGVGTIGIIDDDVVDQSNLQRQILYTVDDIGLSKAKTAAKRLSRLNPFVNFKVYQKKLTRENAILVFTNYDIIVDGSDNFSTRYLVNDAAIITNKPLVYGSIFKFEGQVSVFNYQGSGTYRCLYPTPPKPNESPNCSEIGVLGVLPGIIGSLQANETIKIICEIGAVLANKLLIYDSLQMNQMVLKYEKDSKTNVTALETDYDFFCGILSKEEISLEELQKNKEKYNLLDVREIWEREKYHIGGQHIPLGELLERLDEVYQNKDLVVFCQSGVRSAKAIEVLSNHHFKAKLLNLKGGCV
- a CDS encoding hydroxymethylpyrimidine/phosphomethylpyrimidine kinase produces the protein MKTKNYILTIAGLDPSSGAGITSDIKTFEAHHLYGLSVCTAVTVQSDVKFTDCVWIKKKVILSQIQQLFKRFSIPVVKIGIIQSWKVLLEVILTLKKLHPDIKIVLDPILKASAGFTFHTIQDLDTFEKVLENCAFITPNYDEIKALFPDKSIEETIEFISEKTNIYLKGGHRTDKKGWDEVYYSKIVKLNIPPITTKPIFEKHGSGCVLSAALAANLSKEIPLKDACRNTKLYTEQFLSSNDSLLGTHNYQNE
- the thiE gene encoding thiamine phosphate synthase, with the protein product MIHKLHYISQGETPKEHLENIQKACGSGADWVQLRLKNSDAKTILETAKEAREITTRFKAKLIINDHYTVVKEIKADGVHLGKTDECPLKVRDFLGASYIIGGTANTLEDCRSLLDKKVDYIGLGPYQFTETKKNLSPVLGVEGYQKLLEELKTETPIIAIGGIALKDVAKITNTGIYGIAISGAITKDVTSIAEFQEILN
- the thiH gene encoding 2-iminoacetate synthase ThiH, whose translation is MSHFKELFDTYNWDFSLKSIFDKTAVEVKQALLKDKLDLEDFKALISPAAKPFLEEMAHKSQLLTKKRFGNTMQMYVPMYLSNECQNICTYCGFSMTNKIPRRTLTDAEILKEVAFLKAKGYDHILLVTGEANKKVGVEYIKNAIQIIRSQFSNITIEVQPLDQDEYELLVENGLYAVLVYQETYHRDEYKKHHPKGKKSNFDYRLDTPDRLGKAGVHKIGLGSLFGLEDWRADSFFTALHLKYLQKTYWKTKYSISFPRLRPHSGGLEPKVEMTDSDLVQLICAFRLFDEDIELSMSTRESEVFRNHIVNLGITSISAESKTNPGGYSVEPQSLEQFEISDERSTEDIVQMLKNQDLEVVWKDWEHFK
- the thiC gene encoding phosphomethylpyrimidine synthase ThiC → MKSKDTAPKQDGITRHPFPNSTKVYVSGKIHPQIKVAMREIALSDTTDSMTKKKTPNEPVTVYDTSGPYTDPKKEINIHAGIERIREQWILDRNNVEQLEGFSSDYCNERLNDKSLDHMRFFLLKKPLRAKKGQNVTQLHYAKKGIITPEMEYIAIRENQRIDEMTEIRKQHKGEHFGASIPDKITAEFVRSEVARGRAVIPSNINHPEAEPMILGRNFLVKINANIGNSAVTSSIEEEVEKAVWACRWGADNIMDLSTGENIHETREWIVRNSPVPIGTVPIYQALEKVNGVAEDLTWEIFRDTLIEQAEQGVDYFTIHAGVLLRYVPMTAKRVTGIVSRGGSIMAKWCLAHHKESFLYTHFEDICEILKQYDVAFSLGDGLRPGSVADANDEAQFAELETLGELTQIARKHEVQCFIEGPGHVPMHMIKENMEKQIEVCDEAPFYTLGPLTTDIAPGYDHITSGIGAAMIGWFGCAMLCYVTPKEHLGLPNKEDVRVGVVTYKLAAHAADLAKGHPGSQHRDNALSMARFEFRWHDQFNLGLDPERALEYHDETLPADGAKVAHFCSMCGPKFCSMKISQEVRDFAAENDIVNNEVIAKGFEEKSKEFKEKGSEVYL
- a CDS encoding thiamine phosphate synthase translates to MIVLIAPEKDIPNEIDILNQLFENGLRFYHFRKPEKNYEEHVTYLNQIDKEYHNRIVVHYHHELINDFNLKGIHFQEQKRIDYIDNPSEYFKTLNMYGKTISSSFHEPKVLKDCYFEFDYHLLSPVFSSISKEGYEGKGFDVNDINKTIVGMGGINSETIQETLQLGFKGIGVLGGVWNAENPVESFKSIKDKYYSLV
- a CDS encoding thiazole synthase; protein product: MSQKLKIADKEFTSRLFTGTGKFSSSKLMKEALLASESELITVALKRVDVQNEEDDILSHLNHQHINLLPNTSGVRTAKEAVFAAELSREALETNWVKLEIHPDPRYLLPDPIETLKAAEELVKLGFVVMPYIHADPVLCKRLEEVGVQCVMPLGAPIGSNKGLKTVDFLDIIIEQSNVPVIVDAGIGAPSHAAYAMELGADAVLVNTAIAVSKNPVAMAKAFKMAVEAGRMAFEAKLAPRSEMAIASSPLTSFLN